GCGCGCGGCGACGACGAGCCGCTCCCCGTCGGGCCCCCAGTCGAACTCCTCGGCGCCCTCCTCGAAGTCGGTGATCTGGGTCGCGTCGCCGCCGAGCGCGAGGTCGAACGCCCACACTTGCTGGGTCGGCTCCTCGTCGCCGTTCCCGCCGGCGGCCGAGGCGTCGTCGTCGCTCTCGTCGCCCCCGTCCTCGTCGTTCCCGTCGTCGCGGCCGACCCGGCGCTCGGCGTCCTCGTCGCGGGCGGCGAGGAAGGCCAGCCGGTCGCCGTCGGGCGACCACCCGGGGGCGGAGGCGCCCGACACGCGGGTGAGCCGGTGCGGCTCGCGGGAGCCGTCGGCGGGCGCGACGAACAGCGAGCCGACCGGTTCGTCGGCGTCGGCGTCGTACTCGGTTGTCGTGAAGGCGACCCGGTCGCCCGTCGGCGAGACCGCGACCTCGCCGACCTGCGTCAGGTCGTAGAAGGCGGAAAGCGGGAGTTCCGTCATGCACCCTGGTGCCGTGGGGCGGCGGAAATAGCTTCGTCATCCGGTCGTCGCGGCCGCATCCGTCGTCGCGGCCGGGATCGCCCACGGGAACCGAGGCGTTGAAACGCCGAAGCGACCCATCGTCGACAATGACCGAGGAGGACGACGGCACCGGACGCGAGGACGACCGCGGCGCCGCCGACGGCCGGGACGCCGCGGACCGCCGGACGGACGCGGACGACCGGGACGCGGCGGGCGGCCGAGATGCCGCGAACGTCTGGGACGCCGCCGGCGTGCCGACGCCTGACGCGCTCGCGGAGACGGCGGAGGCGGCGGTGCGCGCGGCCGGCGACTACCTCGCCGAGCGCTTCCGCGACGGCGGCACCGTCGGCGAGTACCACACGGACGACGTGAAGGCGGAGGCGGACGAGGCCGCCGAGGAGCTGGTCTTCGAGCGGATCCGCGAGGAGTTCCCGACGCACTCGCTCCACGGCGAGGAGTCCGGTCGCTCGGGCGACGGTCGCGTCGAGTGGGTCGTCGACCCGCTCGACGGGACGAACAACTACGCGATCGACTACCCGTCGATCGCGAGCGCCGTCGCGGCGCGGGCCGACGACGAGACGCTCGTCGCCGCGATCTACGAGCCGCTGGTCGACGACTGCTACGTCGCCGTCCGCGGCGCGGGCGCGACCGTCAACGGGGAGGAGGTGACGGCGACGCCGCGTGACCGACCCCTCGATCGCTCGACCGTCTCGTTCGTCGTCGGACTGCCGGCCCTCCGCGACGGGGATCTGCGCGCGGAGGCCGAGGCCGTCCGACGCGCGCTCTCCGGGCAGTGCAAGCGGGTGCTTGAGACGTGGTCGCCCTGCGTCGACTGGGGACTGCTCGCCCGCGGGAGCATCGCCGGGATCGTCTGCGCGTATCCCGACCCGTTCGAACAGGAGGCGGGCGAGTTGCTCGCGAGCGAGGCCGGCGTCGTCTCGACATCGGTGGACGGCTACTACGTCGCCGCGGGCGACGAGGAGACCCTCACGGCGCTGGTGGAGGCGCTGCCGGAGGCAGTTCGGGAGTCGCTCGACGAGTGAGAACGATCCCGCGATCGGGCGGACCCCGGGTCGACGGCGTCAGTCGCCGAACCGGCCGCGGGCGCTCCGATACCCGAGCGCGACCCCGACCACGGGCACCGCGAGCACGAGTAGGTACGGCAGCGCGTACGCCGCGAGCACGACCCCGCCGCGCGCGAGGACGATCACGCCGTTGACGGACTCCAGGAACGCCTCGGTCAGCGGTGTCTCGTGCCACGCGGTTCGCTCCGGCGGCTCGTAGTCCGGCCGCGGCTCGTGGAGTTCGACGGTGATCGTCGAGTAGGCGACGCGCCGTTCGAGGCTCTGGAGTCGCGCCTGGGTGCGCTCGATCTCCGTTTGCACGTCCGAGAGCTCGCGCTGGACCGCGAGCACGTCCTCGGTGTCGTTCGCCCGGTCGTACAGCTCGCGGAGACGGTCGCGCTCCGCGCGGAGACTCTCCAGGCGCGCCTCCAGGTCGACGATCTGTTCGGTCACGTCCCGCGTGGACTGCTCGACCGAGCGGACCTCGCCGGTCCCGTTGATCGCCTCCATCGCGGCCGAGTAGTTGTCCGAGGGAACGCGGAGCACGAGCTGCCCGGTCGTCCACGTCTCGTTGCCCTCGCCGCGGACCTGCGTCCGCGAGCTCCCGACGTAGCCGCCCCGCTCGCGGGCCATCGCCGTCAGGTCCGCGCGGGCGGCGTCGTAGTCGTCCACCCGGAGCTGCACGGTCGCCTCGTAGATCAGTTGGCGCTCGGATACCTGCGCGTTCACGTTCGCGCCGGCGCCGTCGCCGCCGGCGGCGTCGTCACCCTCCGGTCCCGGCGTCGCCTGGGGGGCGGCGGTCGCGTCCGCCTGCATCTCCGCGCCCGTCGCCCCGTCGCCGCCGGCGTCGGCGCCCCCGCCGGCGCCCGAACAGCCCGCGAGGACGACGAGGAGGACACAACAGACCGTCGCGAGTGAGCCACGTCGCATGCGACACCCTACCGCGGCGGGGCCCATACCCGTTCGGTACGCTCAAAGGGCCGTTTGACCCTTCCGTACGCCGCGCCTACGGCCCTCATACAGCGACGCCTGCTGTCGGTGCGGTGGCTCGACGCCCTGTTCGAGGCCGACGACTTCGAGCCCCCGTCCGGGGAGCCGATCGTCCGCTACTCGTCCGGGATCGAGGTGACCGCCGACCGGATCCGGCTGCGTGCCACCGACAGAAGACACTTGACGGACACTCCGGATCGTCGACCCGATGCGTCCCCGCGGCCCTCCCCTCCGGGCGTGTGGCATCGCGCTGCTGTTGGTGACCGCCGGCTGTCTCGGCGCGCCCGGCGGCCGAACCGA
This genomic stretch from Halobaculum roseum harbors:
- a CDS encoding inositol monophosphatase family protein: MTEEDDGTGREDDRGAADGRDAADRRTDADDRDAAGGRDAANVWDAAGVPTPDALAETAEAAVRAAGDYLAERFRDGGTVGEYHTDDVKAEADEAAEELVFERIREEFPTHSLHGEESGRSGDGRVEWVVDPLDGTNNYAIDYPSIASAVAARADDETLVAAIYEPLVDDCYVAVRGAGATVNGEEVTATPRDRPLDRSTVSFVVGLPALRDGDLRAEAEAVRRALSGQCKRVLETWSPCVDWGLLARGSIAGIVCAYPDPFEQEAGELLASEAGVVSTSVDGYYVAAGDEETLTALVEALPEAVRESLDE
- a CDS encoding DUF4349 domain-containing protein; amino-acid sequence: MRRGSLATVCCVLLVVLAGCSGAGGGADAGGDGATGAEMQADATAAPQATPGPEGDDAAGGDGAGANVNAQVSERQLIYEATVQLRVDDYDAARADLTAMARERGGYVGSSRTQVRGEGNETWTTGQLVLRVPSDNYSAAMEAINGTGEVRSVEQSTRDVTEQIVDLEARLESLRAERDRLRELYDRANDTEDVLAVQRELSDVQTEIERTQARLQSLERRVAYSTITVELHEPRPDYEPPERTAWHETPLTEAFLESVNGVIVLARGGVVLAAYALPYLLVLAVPVVGVALGYRSARGRFGD